A genomic segment from Actinoplanes sichuanensis encodes:
- a CDS encoding alpha/beta hydrolase family protein codes for MFEYFPGNYVWNLGVVATLNSGGLIDEVDRACRPIKELAAQGADVGTREFMASWAAVAEDLASQAAADEAAGHTRTAGQKYQRATNYLAQAERMQSAKSPDRKAFYQRLLDLQQKTFDLIDPDTTRVAIPFEGALLPAYFKKASDSPAPVIILWNGLDSTKEHMYASGFAHEMAARGIHTLMVDCPGSGEALRFHDLKSRVETEDWAAACVDYLLTREDVVTGKIGLVGWSLGGYYAPRAAAFEKRLALCVAWGANHDWGAVQKRRLEREGENPVPHYWDHVLWVWGEDDLDTFIKKAEAVNLDGVVEHITVPFLICHGENDRQIPLHYAHRSYEQAVNSPRRDLRIFTPAEGGAEHIGLDHFAHVQTYIADWILDVLQG; via the coding sequence ATGTTCGAGTATTTCCCCGGCAACTACGTCTGGAACCTGGGCGTCGTCGCCACCCTGAACAGCGGCGGCCTGATCGACGAGGTGGACCGGGCCTGCCGGCCGATCAAGGAGCTGGCCGCCCAGGGCGCCGACGTCGGGACTCGTGAGTTCATGGCGTCCTGGGCCGCCGTGGCCGAGGACCTGGCATCGCAGGCGGCCGCGGACGAGGCGGCCGGGCACACCCGTACCGCCGGACAGAAGTATCAGCGGGCCACCAACTACCTGGCCCAGGCCGAGCGGATGCAGAGCGCCAAGTCGCCCGACCGGAAGGCGTTCTACCAGCGGCTTCTCGACCTGCAGCAGAAGACGTTCGACCTGATCGACCCGGACACCACCCGGGTGGCGATCCCGTTCGAGGGTGCGCTGCTTCCGGCGTACTTCAAGAAGGCCTCGGATTCTCCGGCGCCGGTGATCATCCTGTGGAACGGGCTCGACTCGACCAAGGAGCACATGTACGCCTCCGGGTTCGCCCACGAGATGGCCGCCCGCGGCATCCACACACTGATGGTCGACTGCCCCGGCAGCGGGGAGGCGTTGCGTTTCCACGACCTCAAGTCCCGGGTCGAGACCGAGGACTGGGCCGCTGCCTGCGTCGACTACCTGCTCACCCGCGAGGACGTCGTCACCGGGAAGATCGGGCTGGTCGGCTGGTCGCTGGGTGGCTACTACGCGCCCCGGGCGGCCGCGTTCGAGAAGCGGCTCGCGCTCTGCGTGGCCTGGGGCGCCAACCACGACTGGGGTGCCGTGCAGAAGCGCCGTCTGGAGCGCGAGGGCGAGAACCCGGTCCCGCACTACTGGGACCACGTGCTCTGGGTGTGGGGCGAGGACGACCTCGACACCTTCATCAAGAAGGCCGAGGCGGTCAACCTGGACGGCGTGGTCGAGCACATCACCGTGCCGTTCCTGATCTGCCACGGCGAGAACGACCGGCAGATCCCCCTGCACTACGCGCACCGCTCGTACGAGCAGGCGGTCAACTCACCCCGGCGGGACCTGCGGATCTTCACCCCGGCCGAGGGCGGGGCGGAGCACATCGGCCTCGATCACTTCGCGCATGTCCAGACGTACATCGCCGATTGGATCCTC
- a CDS encoding fumarylacetoacetate hydrolase family protein has translation MRLARFRHAGTIKTGRIQDDTVRVFAGGPTMEAIVADGIDAAYRLGVAETLPLAEVRLLAPLRPASFRDFVAFEEHVDGVRRSIDGAAGVPDAWYDAPTFYFTNPHAIYGPGDDIPFPAASVARDFELEVAAIAGPGRTVFGYTVFNDWSARDLQGREMQVRLGPAKGKDFASSLGPWIVTADELEPSRDADGFLDLWCTAEINGVEVGRDLLGNMGWTFETMIAYAARDSRVEPGDLLGSGTVGNGGCLAELWGRNGRQDPPPLADGDVVTLTVEGIGSLTNRVTSAPPTDELPRVRRRDTARARAERQH, from the coding sequence ATGCGCCTCGCACGTTTCCGGCACGCCGGCACGATCAAAACCGGCAGGATCCAGGACGATACGGTACGGGTGTTCGCGGGCGGTCCGACGATGGAGGCGATCGTCGCCGACGGGATCGACGCGGCGTACCGGCTCGGCGTCGCGGAGACCCTGCCGCTCGCCGAGGTCCGTCTGCTGGCACCGCTGAGACCGGCCTCGTTCCGTGACTTCGTCGCGTTCGAGGAACACGTGGACGGTGTGCGGCGCAGCATCGACGGCGCGGCCGGGGTGCCGGACGCCTGGTATGACGCGCCCACCTTCTACTTCACCAACCCGCACGCGATCTACGGCCCCGGCGACGACATCCCGTTTCCGGCCGCGTCGGTGGCCCGCGACTTCGAGCTGGAGGTCGCCGCGATCGCCGGCCCCGGCCGGACCGTCTTCGGCTACACCGTGTTCAACGACTGGTCGGCCCGTGACCTGCAGGGCCGCGAGATGCAGGTGCGGCTCGGCCCGGCCAAGGGCAAGGACTTCGCGAGCAGCCTCGGCCCGTGGATCGTCACCGCCGACGAACTGGAACCGTCCCGGGACGCCGACGGGTTCCTGGACCTCTGGTGCACGGCCGAGATCAACGGCGTCGAGGTCGGGCGGGACCTGCTCGGCAACATGGGCTGGACCTTCGAGACGATGATCGCCTACGCCGCCCGGGATTCCCGGGTCGAGCCCGGTGACCTCCTCGGCTCGGGCACCGTCGGCAACGGCGGCTGCCTGGCCGAGCTGTGGGGCCGCAACGGCCGTCAGGACCCGCCCCCGCTGGCCGACGGCGATGTGGTGACGCTGACCGTCGAGGGCATCGGCAGCCTCACCAACCGGGTCACCTCGGCACCTCCCACCGATGAGCTTCCCCGCGTCCGGCGTCGTGACACGGCCCGGGCGCGCGCAGAAAGGCAGCACTGA
- a CDS encoding VOC family protein, whose protein sequence is MNDERLITHLRHVDLAVPDYDRQLEFYTNMWGLDAETTDEGIAFLAAAGSPEQYSVRLRKAAEKRLDLIAFGAANQTDVDALAERLGRSGVTLINEPGGLQTPGGGYGFRFFDLDGRTVEVSCDVAVRQHRKLAEGEAVPVKLSHVVINSPNPEATVAFYHEHLNFALSDTLMHPRMGEMMWFMRTNRWHHSLAIARGPHVALHHASFEMRGIDEYMRGTGRLLRGGVEKVWGPGRHMAGNNTFSYFLDPHGNTIEYTTELEELDEDTWHPHIYDFSDPTVSDQWGTANPMTEFVAKQSFNDVDRGVFVAPPV, encoded by the coding sequence ATGAACGACGAACGCCTCATCACCCACCTGCGCCACGTCGACCTGGCCGTGCCGGACTACGACCGGCAGCTCGAGTTCTACACGAACATGTGGGGCCTGGACGCCGAGACCACCGACGAGGGCATCGCCTTCCTGGCCGCGGCCGGCTCCCCCGAGCAGTACTCGGTACGCCTCCGGAAGGCGGCGGAGAAGCGGCTCGACCTGATCGCCTTCGGTGCGGCGAACCAGACCGACGTCGACGCGCTGGCCGAACGCCTCGGCCGGTCCGGCGTCACACTGATCAACGAGCCGGGCGGACTGCAGACCCCGGGCGGGGGGTACGGCTTTCGCTTCTTCGATCTCGACGGCCGTACCGTCGAGGTGTCCTGCGACGTGGCCGTCCGGCAGCACCGCAAGCTGGCCGAGGGCGAGGCCGTCCCGGTCAAACTCTCCCACGTGGTGATCAACTCGCCGAACCCGGAGGCGACCGTCGCCTTCTACCACGAGCACCTCAACTTCGCCCTCTCGGACACCCTGATGCACCCGCGGATGGGCGAGATGATGTGGTTCATGCGGACCAACCGATGGCACCACAGCCTCGCCATCGCGCGCGGCCCGCACGTCGCCCTGCACCACGCGTCGTTCGAGATGCGCGGCATCGACGAGTACATGCGCGGCACCGGCCGGCTGCTGCGCGGCGGTGTCGAGAAGGTGTGGGGGCCGGGCCGGCACATGGCCGGGAACAACACGTTCAGCTACTTCCTCGACCCGCACGGGAACACCATCGAGTACACCACCGAGCTGGAGGAACTCGACGAGGACACGTGGCACCCGCACATCTACGACTTCTCCGACCCCACCGTCAGTGACCAGTGGGGGACCGCGAACCCGATGACCGAGTTCGTCGCCAAGCAGTCCTTCAACGACGTCGACCGCGGCGTCTTCGTCGCGCCGCCGGTCTGA
- a CDS encoding FAD-dependent monooxygenase, with protein sequence MPAVRNVLVVGGGAAGAAAAILLAEGGVSVELVDLKPDVAALGSGITLQGNALRVLRQLGVWEKIKAEGYEFDTLGLRAPDPAGTLIAELTDIRTGGEDLPATLGMYRPTLARILIDQASAKGAEIRFGVQPTALNGTTVTFDDGSVDSYDLVIGADGLRSWTRRQLGIDVEPQPVGMGIWRTFTRRPASVTRTDLFYGGPAYIAGYCPTGADTLYAYLVEDVRDRSGLSPEEALTAMRELAAAYHGPWDEIRENLTDPARVNYTAFESHVIDGPWNRGDVVLIGDAAHSCPPTLAQGAAQALEDASVLAELLLRDDALTDALWSEFTARRLDRAKTVVEASLQLTRWQLAHERGDVPGLMARVAHLVAEPA encoded by the coding sequence GTGCCGGCAGTTCGTAATGTTCTGGTCGTCGGTGGCGGCGCCGCGGGCGCCGCCGCGGCGATCCTGCTCGCCGAGGGCGGCGTCTCGGTCGAGCTGGTCGACCTGAAACCCGATGTGGCCGCCCTCGGCTCCGGCATCACCCTGCAGGGCAACGCGTTGCGGGTGCTCCGGCAGCTCGGCGTGTGGGAGAAGATCAAGGCCGAGGGGTACGAGTTCGACACGCTGGGCCTGCGCGCCCCGGACCCGGCCGGCACCCTGATCGCCGAGCTCACCGACATCCGCACCGGCGGCGAGGACCTGCCCGCCACACTCGGCATGTACCGGCCGACCCTCGCCCGGATCCTGATCGACCAGGCCTCGGCCAAGGGGGCCGAGATCCGTTTCGGGGTGCAGCCGACCGCCCTGAACGGCACCACGGTCACCTTCGACGACGGCTCGGTCGACAGCTACGACCTGGTGATCGGCGCGGACGGGCTGCGCTCGTGGACCCGGAGGCAGCTCGGCATCGACGTCGAGCCGCAGCCGGTCGGCATGGGTATCTGGCGCACGTTCACCCGGCGGCCGGCGAGCGTGACCCGGACCGACCTGTTCTACGGCGGGCCCGCCTACATCGCCGGCTACTGCCCGACCGGGGCCGACACCCTGTACGCGTACCTGGTCGAGGACGTGCGGGACCGCTCCGGCCTGTCGCCCGAGGAAGCCCTCACGGCCATGCGCGAGCTGGCCGCCGCCTATCACGGGCCGTGGGACGAGATCCGGGAGAACCTGACCGACCCGGCCCGCGTCAACTACACCGCCTTCGAGAGCCACGTCATCGACGGCCCGTGGAACCGGGGCGACGTGGTCCTGATCGGCGACGCCGCGCACAGCTGCCCGCCCACCCTGGCCCAGGGCGCCGCCCAGGCCCTGGAGGACGCGTCGGTCCTGGCCGAACTGCTGCTCCGCGACGACGCCCTGACCGACGCGCTCTGGTCGGAGTTCACCGCCCGCCGCCTGGACCGCGCGAAGACGGTCGTCGAGGCCTCCCTGCAACTGACCCGCTGGCAGCTCGCCCACGAGCGCGGCGACGTCCCGGGTCTGATGGCCCGCGTCGCGCATCTGGTCGCGGAACCCGCCTGA
- a CDS encoding LysR family transcriptional regulator gives MAVDRVLANLDLNLLLTLDALLRERNVTRTAERLGVSQPAVSGALSRLRRHFGDQLLVRVGNRYDLTPLATRVAALTGPALAGVRRVFDATAEFDPSGLDREFTIVSSDYAATILGPLIARRFAAQAPGARLRLQQTTPYAVDHAADTLRSADGLIIPHGFVTGLPYLDLYADRWVCVVSADHPDVGAALTMDQLAELPWVVIFDRPTAFAPASRQLRMLGIEARVEVVVDGFAQMPFLVAGTRRVALLQERLARLVAPVAGIRLLDCPFDVVPVAEAFWWNPMFRNDPAHMWLRDVLMEAAAELRPSA, from the coding sequence ATGGCCGTCGACCGGGTGCTGGCGAACCTCGACCTCAACCTGCTGCTCACCCTCGATGCCCTGCTCAGGGAGCGGAACGTGACACGCACCGCGGAGCGTCTCGGGGTCAGCCAGCCGGCCGTGAGCGGTGCGCTCAGCCGATTGCGGCGGCACTTCGGCGACCAGTTGCTGGTCCGGGTCGGCAACCGGTACGACCTGACGCCGCTCGCCACCCGGGTCGCCGCCCTCACCGGCCCGGCGCTGGCCGGGGTGCGCCGGGTGTTCGACGCGACGGCCGAGTTCGACCCGTCCGGACTGGACCGTGAGTTCACCATCGTCAGCTCGGACTACGCGGCGACGATCCTCGGCCCGCTGATCGCCAGGCGGTTCGCGGCCCAGGCACCCGGGGCCCGGCTGCGGTTGCAGCAGACCACGCCGTACGCGGTGGACCACGCCGCCGACACGCTGCGCAGCGCCGACGGGCTGATCATCCCGCACGGTTTCGTCACCGGGCTGCCCTATCTGGACCTCTACGCCGACCGCTGGGTGTGCGTGGTCTCGGCCGACCATCCGGACGTCGGCGCGGCGCTCACCATGGACCAGCTCGCCGAACTGCCCTGGGTCGTCATCTTCGACCGGCCCACCGCGTTCGCCCCGGCGTCCCGGCAACTGCGGATGCTGGGTATCGAGGCCCGCGTCGAGGTCGTCGTGGACGGGTTCGCGCAGATGCCGTTCCTGGTCGCCGGCACCCGCCGGGTCGCCCTGCTGCAGGAACGGCTGGCCCGGCTGGTCGCCCCGGTCGCCGGAATCCGGCTCCTGGACTGCCCGTTCGACGTCGTGCCGGTGGCCGAGGCGTTCTGGTGGAACCCGATGTTCCGCAACGACCCGGCCCACATGTGGCTGCGCGATGTCCTGATGGAAGCCGCCGCCGAACTGCGCCCATCAGCCTGA
- a CDS encoding MFS transporter, which translates to MPAVLQRQAGLPQLVLLLAGSCLSVLGAVLIAPVLPQMTDHFAGTPGADVLVPIVLTVPALIIGLTAPFAGFIADRIDRKRVLIIAMVGYTIFGTAPLYLDSLGSIIGSRVLVGLCEAAIMTCCTTLIADYWSGPRRSRYLGLQTLLASVSATVFLGIGGALGSSGWRTPFWLYLVAVVLAVPMALVIWQPVSAPEKNALPPIPWRRLRVPCLVTLAGGIVFYALIVELSFVLDEVGVTATATIGALSALMSLATAIAAGSFAKLSGRTPRELLPVAFGLPAAGLLAIWSSGSVPVITVGAVLTGAGTGLLLPVLLTWATNGLSFAERGRGTGLWTGTLFIGEFLSPVLITALAGAFGGLRPALGALGVLTAVLAAASLAIVPRNANPLDVTHD; encoded by the coding sequence ATGCCCGCTGTTCTCCAGCGACAAGCCGGCCTGCCGCAACTCGTCCTGCTGCTCGCCGGCAGCTGTCTGTCCGTTCTCGGCGCCGTCCTCATCGCGCCGGTACTGCCGCAGATGACCGACCACTTCGCCGGCACACCCGGCGCCGACGTGCTGGTACCGATCGTCCTCACCGTCCCGGCGCTGATCATCGGCCTGACCGCGCCGTTCGCCGGCTTCATCGCCGACCGGATCGACCGCAAACGGGTGCTGATCATCGCGATGGTCGGCTACACGATCTTCGGGACCGCGCCGCTCTACCTGGACTCCCTCGGCTCGATCATCGGCAGCCGGGTCCTCGTCGGACTCTGCGAAGCCGCGATCATGACGTGCTGCACGACGCTGATCGCCGACTACTGGTCGGGTCCGCGGCGCAGCCGGTACCTCGGTCTGCAGACGTTGCTCGCGTCCGTCTCGGCGACCGTCTTCCTCGGCATCGGCGGGGCGCTCGGCTCGTCCGGCTGGCGCACCCCGTTCTGGCTCTACCTGGTGGCGGTCGTGCTAGCCGTACCCATGGCGCTGGTGATCTGGCAGCCGGTCTCCGCCCCCGAGAAGAACGCACTCCCGCCGATCCCGTGGCGTCGACTGCGGGTGCCGTGCCTGGTCACGCTGGCCGGTGGAATCGTGTTCTACGCCCTGATCGTGGAACTGTCGTTCGTCCTCGACGAGGTCGGCGTCACCGCCACCGCCACGATCGGCGCGCTCAGCGCTCTGATGTCACTGGCCACCGCGATCGCCGCCGGCTCGTTCGCGAAACTCTCCGGCCGTACCCCGCGCGAGCTGCTGCCGGTCGCGTTCGGACTGCCCGCCGCCGGTCTCCTGGCGATCTGGTCGAGCGGTTCGGTTCCGGTGATCACGGTCGGCGCGGTCCTCACCGGCGCCGGCACCGGCCTGCTGCTCCCGGTACTGCTGACCTGGGCCACGAACGGCCTGTCGTTCGCCGAACGCGGCCGCGGCACCGGCCTCTGGACCGGCACCCTCTTCATCGGCGAGTTCCTGTCCCCGGTCCTGATCACGGCGCTGGCCGGCGCTTTCGGCGGCCTCCGGCCGGCTCTCGGTGCCCTCGGTGTCCTCACCGCGGTCCTCGCCGCCGCCAGCCTGGCGATCGTCCCCCGAAACGCAAACCCACTCGACGTCACCCACGACTGA
- a CDS encoding DUF2087 domain-containing protein: MSVEAAHAAGLLMLLSHPVRLRAFAELARHGKEGATIFEMTVHLDLPRAEVGELLGRLVGAGVATGTGDGIYRAREGVLREAAQALDRVQPIGPLLSEYPQLKSFFAHGRLAGLPPTLSTRAQQMAELFARFIAVDGILSESEVNDRIARAADDVAAVRRMLVESGWLERDRAGTSYGSARPLPTSALSLT, from the coding sequence ATGTCCGTTGAAGCCGCGCACGCCGCCGGCCTGCTGATGCTGCTCTCCCACCCGGTCCGTCTGCGGGCCTTCGCCGAGTTGGCCCGGCACGGTAAAGAGGGCGCCACCATCTTCGAGATGACCGTCCACCTGGACCTGCCCCGGGCCGAGGTCGGCGAACTGCTCGGCCGCCTGGTCGGCGCCGGGGTGGCGACCGGAACCGGCGACGGCATCTACCGGGCCCGCGAGGGTGTGCTGCGCGAGGCCGCCCAGGCGCTCGACCGGGTCCAGCCGATCGGCCCGCTCCTGTCCGAATATCCGCAGCTCAAGTCGTTCTTCGCGCATGGTCGGCTGGCCGGTCTGCCACCCACGCTGAGCACGCGTGCCCAGCAGATGGCCGAACTGTTCGCCCGCTTCATCGCAGTCGACGGCATCCTGAGCGAGTCCGAGGTGAACGACCGGATCGCCCGGGCCGCCGACGACGTGGCTGCGGTCCGCCGGATGCTCGTCGAGTCGGGCTGGCTGGAACGAGACCGCGCCGGCACCTCCTACGGCTCGGCCCGCCCGCTGCCCACGTCGGCCCTGTCCCTGACCTGA
- a CDS encoding lytic polysaccharide monooxygenase auxiliary activity family 9 protein has translation MLKPVRIKFLISAVVAALAASMALLAVHSGPAAAHGNVVSPASRNYGCWERWGSRFQDPVMATEDPMCWQAWQANPNAMWNWNGLFREGVAGRHETVIPDGQLCSGGHTESGRYNAMDVAGDWKAASLGNSFTVSLFDGARHGADYIRVYVTKAGYNPLTTALKWSDLELIKTVPNTPAAQWTQQLSNGVQIDIPASVSGRSGRAMIYTIWQASHADQSYYFCSDVNFGGTTTPSPSNPSSPSPSNPPSPSTSPSTSVSPSTSNPPVNGSCAATHAVTSQWSGGFQGEIKVTAGSAAIKSWTVTLTYPGTPPIAQAWNATLTTNGNTVVATNVSYNGSVAAGAATSFGFLGSGSAATPTITCSATT, from the coding sequence ATGCTCAAACCCGTACGCATCAAGTTTTTGATCTCCGCTGTGGTCGCGGCCCTGGCCGCGTCGATGGCGCTGCTCGCCGTGCACAGCGGTCCGGCGGCCGCCCACGGCAACGTCGTCAGTCCGGCCTCCCGCAACTACGGCTGCTGGGAACGCTGGGGGTCGCGGTTCCAGGACCCGGTGATGGCGACCGAGGACCCGATGTGCTGGCAGGCCTGGCAGGCCAACCCGAACGCCATGTGGAACTGGAACGGCCTGTTCCGTGAAGGTGTGGCCGGCCGGCACGAGACCGTCATCCCGGACGGTCAACTGTGCAGCGGCGGACACACCGAGAGCGGCCGCTACAACGCCATGGACGTGGCCGGCGACTGGAAGGCCGCGTCGCTCGGCAACTCGTTCACCGTCTCGCTGTTCGACGGGGCACGACACGGCGCCGACTACATCCGCGTCTACGTGACCAAGGCCGGCTACAACCCACTCACCACCGCGTTGAAGTGGTCGGATCTGGAACTCATCAAGACGGTTCCGAACACTCCCGCCGCACAGTGGACCCAGCAACTGTCCAACGGTGTGCAGATCGACATCCCGGCCAGCGTGTCGGGGCGTTCCGGGCGAGCCATGATCTACACGATCTGGCAGGCCAGCCACGCGGACCAGTCGTACTACTTCTGCAGCGACGTGAACTTCGGCGGCACCACCACTCCGTCGCCGTCGAACCCGTCGTCTCCCTCCCCCTCCAACCCGCCCTCCCCCTCCACCTCTCCGTCCACGTCGGTCTCGCCTTCGACGTCGAACCCGCCGGTCAACGGTTCCTGCGCGGCCACCCACGCGGTGACGTCGCAGTGGTCCGGCGGCTTCCAGGGTGAGATCAAGGTGACCGCGGGCAGTGCCGCGATCAAGAGCTGGACGGTGACCCTCACCTACCCGGGCACCCCGCCCATCGCTCAGGCCTGGAACGCGACGCTGACCACCAACGGCAACACGGTCGTGGCGACGAACGTGTCGTACAACGGCAGCGTGGCCGCCGGAGCCGCCACGAGTTTCGGCTTCCTCGGCTCGGGCAGCGCGGCGACACCCACGATCACCTGTAGTGCCACGACCTGA
- a CDS encoding SCO6745 family protein: MNQVRQMWRIVEPIHAVLYYAPEVYAEAKQLGHPVDVRWPSYFAWRAAPLGAAGAAAVSSAFYSFSPRMVAEHIPGVWRVSDPETVLARRWPAVDRALRALLGDTVDGPEMAEAAALARRAAEAADTAGRPLAAANRDLGWSGRPHVDLWQAATVLREHRGDGHIAAAVTAGFGPCELLVSFAAAGAAPPEVFASRGWTPEEWAESRRSLVTRGWLDPDGVPTGSGAAARAELEDRTDTLAAAPWRELGPATGRFAQLAGPMAARIAASGLLPKQSTLGMRTDI; the protein is encoded by the coding sequence GTGAATCAAGTGCGCCAGATGTGGCGGATCGTCGAGCCGATCCACGCCGTCCTCTACTACGCCCCCGAGGTCTACGCCGAGGCGAAGCAGCTCGGCCATCCCGTCGACGTCCGCTGGCCGAGCTATTTCGCCTGGCGGGCGGCCCCGCTCGGGGCGGCCGGAGCGGCGGCGGTGTCGTCGGCGTTCTACAGCTTCAGCCCGCGGATGGTCGCCGAACACATCCCGGGGGTGTGGCGGGTCAGTGATCCGGAGACGGTGCTCGCCCGGCGGTGGCCGGCGGTCGACCGCGCGTTGCGGGCGCTGCTGGGCGACACGGTGGACGGTCCGGAGATGGCTGAGGCGGCGGCGCTGGCCCGCCGCGCCGCGGAGGCCGCCGACACGGCCGGTCGTCCGCTGGCCGCCGCGAACCGTGATCTCGGCTGGTCCGGCCGGCCGCACGTGGACCTGTGGCAGGCCGCGACGGTGCTGCGGGAACATCGCGGCGACGGCCACATCGCGGCCGCGGTGACCGCCGGGTTCGGTCCGTGCGAGCTGCTGGTCTCCTTCGCCGCGGCCGGTGCCGCGCCACCCGAGGTGTTCGCGAGCCGCGGCTGGACTCCCGAGGAGTGGGCGGAGTCTCGCCGAAGTCTGGTCACGCGCGGCTGGTTGGACCCCGACGGCGTTCCGACCGGATCCGGCGCCGCCGCCCGCGCCGAGTTGGAGGACCGCACCGACACCCTGGCCGCCGCCCCGTGGCGCGAGCTCGGCCCGGCCACCGGCCGCTTCGCCCAGCTCGCGGGCCCGATGGCCGCACGGATCGCCGCTTCCGGTCTGCTTCCGAAACAGAGCACTCTCGGCATGAGAACCGATATCTAG
- the pcaDC gene encoding bifunctional 3-oxoadipate enol-lactonase/4-carboxymuconolactone decarboxylase PcaDC, with protein MLTATTFTDAPGKPLLLLGPSVGTSAATLWAACADRLYGRYHVVGWDLPGHGASAPATGPFTMADLARDVLALADRIRPGETFGYAGDSIGGAVGLQLLLDAPDRVGAAALLCTGAKIGEPAMWHDRAELVRAEGVEAVVAGARERWFAPGPEPAAAESLIAALRATDPESYARACEALAEFDVRDRLAEIAAPVLAVAGGHDKPTPPDSLQAIADGVLHGRLVVLDTVAHLAPAESPEVVAFLLDQHFDETRSAGIAVRREVLGAAHVDRATAGTTAFTRDFQDMITRYAWAEIWTRPGLARRDRSLITLTALIALGHHEELAMHVRAARTNGLSDEEIKELILQTAIYCGVPAANTAFRIVQKVLADL; from the coding sequence GTGCTGACCGCGACCACCTTCACCGACGCCCCCGGAAAGCCGTTGCTGCTGCTCGGGCCGTCCGTCGGGACCAGCGCCGCGACCCTGTGGGCGGCGTGCGCCGACCGCCTGTACGGCCGCTACCACGTGGTCGGCTGGGACCTGCCCGGGCACGGCGCGAGTGCCCCGGCGACCGGCCCGTTCACGATGGCCGACCTGGCCCGGGACGTGCTGGCGCTCGCCGACCGGATCCGCCCGGGAGAGACGTTCGGCTACGCCGGTGATTCGATCGGCGGCGCGGTCGGTCTGCAGCTGCTGCTGGACGCCCCGGACCGGGTCGGTGCCGCCGCGCTGCTCTGCACCGGCGCGAAGATCGGCGAGCCGGCGATGTGGCACGACCGGGCAGAACTGGTCCGGGCCGAGGGCGTCGAGGCGGTGGTGGCCGGTGCCCGGGAGCGCTGGTTCGCGCCGGGCCCCGAGCCGGCGGCGGCGGAGTCGCTGATCGCGGCGCTGCGTGCGACCGATCCGGAGAGTTATGCACGAGCGTGTGAGGCGCTCGCCGAATTCGACGTACGGGACCGGCTCGCCGAGATCGCCGCCCCGGTGCTGGCGGTAGCCGGCGGGCACGATAAGCCGACCCCGCCGGACAGTCTCCAGGCGATCGCCGACGGCGTGCTGCACGGGCGTCTGGTCGTCCTCGACACGGTCGCGCATCTGGCGCCCGCCGAGTCCCCGGAGGTCGTCGCGTTCCTGCTGGATCAGCATTTCGACGAGACCCGGTCGGCGGGCATCGCGGTCCGCCGGGAGGTGCTCGGCGCGGCACACGTGGACCGGGCCACCGCCGGGACCACCGCGTTCACCCGCGACTTCCAGGACATGATCACCAGGTACGCCTGGGCCGAGATCTGGACGCGTCCCGGACTGGCCCGCCGGGACCGTTCGCTGATCACCCTCACCGCCCTGATCGCTCTCGGACATCACGAGGAGCTGGCGATGCACGTACGGGCGGCCCGCACCAACGGTCTGTCCGACGAGGAGATCAAGGAGCTGATCCTGCAGACCGCGATCTACTGTGGGGTCCCGGCCGCCAACACCGCGTTCCGGATCGTCCAGAAGGTGCTGGCCGACCTCTGA